In the Campylobacter showae genome, one interval contains:
- a CDS encoding metallophosphoesterase produces MIKIKHINEDDYARIFVFGDLHGCLGLFNLMLKKINLSKKDLIIILGDSCDRGEDTIGLYKKYAELIRNGYALIHVLGNHEKMMMDGYFGGDALDHQIWLRNGGDKTKRSIYKRNLNSFALSWLKDFISDMPHVVSSGKSIFVHAAFDGGKSEEEQDEDYVLWSIEPFWESNNTGKRIFHGHVASEENRITRRENNVFSMDVGAVFFKRLEIMEIKSGEKFEVDLREQK; encoded by the coding sequence ATGATAAAGATAAAACATATAAACGAAGATGATTACGCGCGGATTTTCGTATTCGGCGATCTGCACGGCTGTCTCGGGCTTTTTAACCTGATGCTCAAAAAGATAAATTTGAGCAAAAAAGATCTGATAATCATCCTAGGCGACAGCTGCGACCGCGGCGAGGATACGATCGGACTTTATAAAAAGTACGCCGAGCTTATTAGAAACGGATACGCGCTGATCCACGTACTGGGAAATCACGAGAAAATGATGATGGACGGGTATTTCGGCGGCGACGCGCTAGATCATCAAATTTGGCTTAGAAACGGCGGCGATAAAACCAAAAGGTCGATCTACAAGCGAAATTTAAACAGCTTCGCGCTCTCGTGGCTCAAGGATTTTATCAGCGATATGCCCCACGTCGTAAGCTCTGGAAAAAGCATATTCGTCCACGCAGCCTTCGACGGCGGCAAAAGCGAAGAGGAACAAGACGAGGACTACGTGCTTTGGAGTATAGAGCCCTTTTGGGAGAGTAATAATACGGGCAAGCGGATATTTCACGGGCACGTCGCAAGCGAAGAAAATAGGATAACCAGACGCGAAAATAACGTCTTTTCTATGGACGTGGGAGCCGTATTTTTTAAAAGGCTAGAGATAATGGAGATAAAAAGCGGCGAGAAATTTGAAGTAGATTTAAGGGAGCAAAAATGA
- a CDS encoding class I SAM-dependent methyltransferase — MEKIAFADIVSETLLINLYFRSKENKEVRPILKDEFSGDVASRIDYDFAKFDRSTLSRVGTVIRARFFDDCILKFTREHPAAVIVQVGAGLDTRPLRLAPLCPEATFYDLDLPDVIALRDKLVPKAPRNYSLPCSMLETAWMDELAKKHAGAKFVFVLEGVSMFFEKPIFREFFLNLAARFSGLVLVDLLNDFATKMNTRKHDTLKFMKEEVKIKMGIAGADEVEAWDKERIKCLEIGTMMNMYKHRWGLVGRVMSWIKPFREACRMFVFALGKRG; from the coding sequence ATGGAAAAGATTGCATTTGCGGATATCGTCTCCGAAACGCTACTTATAAATTTATATTTTAGAAGCAAGGAAAACAAGGAAGTCCGCCCCATACTAAAAGACGAATTTTCAGGCGACGTCGCGAGCAGGATCGATTATGATTTCGCCAAATTTGACCGCTCGACGCTAAGCAGGGTCGGCACGGTGATACGCGCGAGATTTTTTGACGACTGCATACTTAAATTTACGCGCGAGCACCCGGCCGCCGTCATTGTTCAGGTCGGCGCCGGGCTTGATACTAGGCCTCTTAGGCTAGCTCCGCTCTGCCCCGAGGCGACCTTTTACGACCTTGACTTGCCGGACGTCATAGCTCTTCGCGACAAACTCGTGCCAAAAGCGCCACGAAACTACAGCCTACCCTGCTCGATGTTAGAAACCGCATGGATGGACGAGTTAGCCAAAAAACACGCGGGCGCGAAGTTTGTTTTCGTGCTAGAAGGCGTGTCGATGTTTTTTGAAAAGCCGATTTTTCGGGAGTTTTTCTTAAATTTGGCGGCGCGATTTAGCGGGCTGGTGCTGGTCGATCTACTCAACGACTTCGCGACAAAAATGAATACACGCAAACACGACACGCTAAAATTTATGAAAGAGGAGGTAAAAATCAAGATGGGTATCGCGGGCGCGGACGAGGTCGAGGCGTGGGATAAAGAGCGCATAAAGTGCCTGGAAATCGGCACGATGATGAATATGTACAAACACCGCTGGGGGTTAGTTGGACGCGTGATGAGCTGGATAAAACCGTTTCGCGAGGCGTGCAGGATGTTTGTTTTCGCTCTGGGTAAGCGCGGGTAA
- a CDS encoding undecaprenyl-diphosphate phosphatase → MELSHILVLALVQGISEFLPISSSAHLVLVPKLLGWADQGLAFDVAVHVGTLAAILFYFKDRLAGLMRDFFASIARRERVGDSTLVWSVGFATVPVGLFGLAFNDAIEQYARNGLVIAAMTIIFGIALYVADKKSGLKTEYEMTIKLALIVGLAQAVALIPGVSRSGVTMTAALMLGFSHKASANFSFLLSIPVIVLAGGLEAVKLIKTPDALAWSDLAIGAAVSGLSAYLCVRLFMALIARASMLPFVIYRMILGVFLFAMFL, encoded by the coding sequence ATGGAGCTTTCGCATATCCTCGTTTTGGCCCTAGTTCAGGGTATTAGCGAGTTTTTACCGATCTCTAGCTCGGCACATCTCGTGCTGGTGCCAAAGCTGCTTGGCTGGGCAGATCAGGGGCTAGCATTTGACGTAGCCGTTCACGTAGGTACGCTCGCGGCGATACTTTTTTATTTTAAAGACAGACTTGCGGGGCTTATGCGAGATTTTTTCGCGTCTATCGCGCGGCGCGAGAGGGTCGGCGATAGCACGCTCGTGTGGTCGGTCGGCTTTGCGACAGTGCCGGTGGGGCTTTTTGGTCTAGCGTTTAACGACGCCATCGAGCAGTACGCTAGAAACGGGCTCGTGATCGCGGCGATGACGATAATTTTCGGTATCGCGCTTTATGTCGCGGACAAAAAATCGGGCCTAAAAACCGAATACGAAATGACGATCAAGCTCGCTCTCATCGTGGGTTTAGCGCAGGCGGTTGCGCTGATACCGGGCGTTTCGCGCTCGGGCGTGACGATGACGGCGGCGCTGATGCTTGGCTTTAGCCACAAAGCAAGCGCGAATTTCTCGTTTTTGCTCTCGATCCCCGTGATCGTGCTAGCAGGCGGGCTCGAGGCGGTGAAACTGATAAAAACCCCAGACGCGCTAGCTTGGAGCGACCTTGCTATCGGTGCGGCGGTTAGCGGCCTTAGCGCATATCTGTGCGTGCGGCTGTTTATGGCGCTGATAGCGCGCGCGAGCATGCTACCGTTTGTTATCTACCGTATGATTTTGGGCGTGTTTTTGTTTGCGATGTTTTTATAA
- a CDS encoding cysteine hydrolase family protein, with protein sequence MKTALVLIDIQNDYFKGGANELVGQEAAAKNAAKILALFRRKSLPVFHVQHIATRAGATFFLPNTHGAQIYELVAPLPHEPVIVKHAPDSFLGTELSDRLERLGAERILVCGSMSHMCIDTTVRSAMGKGLKVVLAHDACATKDLSSNGENLPAVLVHKAFMAAMSGIFADVKSTGEVLADFSE encoded by the coding sequence ATGAAAACGGCGTTAGTTTTAATCGATATCCAAAACGATTATTTCAAGGGCGGCGCAAACGAACTCGTAGGGCAAGAGGCAGCGGCGAAAAACGCAGCTAAAATTTTAGCTCTTTTTAGACGGAAAAGTCTGCCTGTTTTTCACGTTCAGCACATTGCGACCCGCGCGGGAGCGACGTTTTTCTTGCCTAATACTCATGGCGCGCAGATTTACGAGCTAGTCGCCCCGCTACCGCACGAACCCGTCATTGTTAAACACGCTCCGGATAGCTTTTTAGGTACCGAGCTAAGCGATCGGCTAGAGAGACTCGGCGCGGAGCGAATTTTGGTCTGCGGGTCGATGAGTCATATGTGTATCGATACTACAGTGAGAAGTGCGATGGGGAAGGGGCTTAAAGTAGTTTTGGCTCACGATGCGTGCGCGACCAAGGATCTGAGCTCTAACGGCGAAAATTTGCCCGCAGTGCTCGTGCATAAGGCGTTTATGGCGGCGATGAGCGGGATCTTTGCCGACGTTAAAAGTACGGGTGAGGTTTTGGCGGATTTTAGTGAGTAA
- a CDS encoding PDZ domain-containing protein produces the protein MKRAAFSRRLDAVLGLARLNFSGVRGDTVVNLSANLSSNLARKIYSLVFAVFMICALAASLRAAPRPTQDDFNACFEKNLPAIVNVAGSGGIAITPNLIAVPKGEIPVKNYVKFDPYLGLYLVASDAKLEPIKMADDNAAKKSDWVSVTHDLNATVYGHVKAQAQALGELDVLTFDVNGTGAVLNPCCKLRGIAVGGDKFVPSRYLRHFAAYKDVYYGDVGAVFEERDGKLYVKSVDPLGRGAALMVGDEILSVNGEKFESLRELNERILFAKKGERLKFEIKRGDEVLRFGMAVSDDAAQKEQKAPTKTDKKAASSDAKPQSIPQSSDATSVQKLYGMTFDEKLTVKSVDASSGAAKFGVRVGDKLIQVGQKTVSSRKEALGLLAKGGGQNLLFRRNGFDFFYNAR, from the coding sequence ATGAAACGCGCAGCTTTCTCGCGTCGTTTGGACGCGGTTTTGGGGCTCGCACGGTTAAATTTTAGCGGCGTGCGGGGCGATACGGTGGTAAATTTAAGCGCAAATTTGAGCTCAAATTTAGCCCGCAAAATTTACTCTCTGGTTTTTGCGGTTTTTATGATTTGTGCTCTTGCCGCGTCGCTTAGAGCCGCGCCGCGCCCGACGCAGGATGATTTTAACGCTTGTTTTGAGAAAAATCTTCCCGCCATAGTAAACGTCGCAGGTAGCGGCGGAATCGCGATCACGCCAAATTTAATAGCCGTTCCTAAAGGCGAAATCCCCGTGAAAAACTACGTCAAATTTGACCCGTATCTGGGCCTCTATCTGGTCGCTTCGGACGCCAAACTCGAGCCTATAAAGATGGCCGATGATAACGCGGCGAAAAAAAGCGACTGGGTCAGCGTCACGCACGATCTAAACGCGACCGTCTATGGCCACGTAAAGGCGCAGGCGCAGGCGCTAGGCGAACTGGACGTGCTCACGTTTGACGTAAACGGCACGGGCGCCGTGCTAAATCCATGCTGCAAGCTGCGCGGTATCGCCGTGGGCGGGGATAAGTTCGTCCCTAGCCGATATCTAAGGCACTTTGCGGCGTATAAGGACGTGTACTACGGCGACGTGGGCGCAGTTTTTGAGGAGCGAGACGGCAAACTCTACGTAAAAAGCGTCGATCCGCTCGGACGCGGCGCGGCGCTGATGGTAGGGGACGAAATTTTGAGCGTAAACGGCGAGAAATTTGAGAGCTTGCGCGAGCTAAACGAGAGGATTTTGTTCGCTAAAAAGGGCGAGCGGCTCAAATTTGAGATCAAGCGCGGCGACGAGGTTTTGAGATTTGGCATGGCGGTTTCGGACGACGCGGCCCAAAAAGAACAAAAAGCGCCGACGAAAACGGATAAAAAGGCCGCCTCTAGCGACGCAAAACCTCAGTCCATACCGCAAAGCAGCGATGCCACGAGCGTGCAAAAGCTCTACGGCATGACATTTGACGAGAAACTAACGGTAAAAAGCGTCGACGCAAGCTCGGGCGCGGCGAAATTCGGCGTCAGAGTCGGCGACAAGCTGATACAAGTTGGGCAAAAAACGGTCTCAAGCCGTAAAGAAGCGCTGGGCCTGCTCGCTAAAGGCGGCGGTCAAAATTTGCTCTTTAGACGCAACGGCTTTGACTTTTTTTACAACGCGCGGTAG
- a CDS encoding UDP-N-acetylmuramoyl-L-alanyl-D-glutamate--2,6-diaminopimelate ligase encodes MKIYVKEDFVTDNSNECEAGCYFVKTATNAKFEADALAKGAKIINLAECKRLLGIDANIKIIGITGTNGKTTTAAVICATLLNLGYKCGLCGTRGAFINNERIDDKALTTSEILRTLNYLKAASERGCEYFVMEASSHAIAQKRIESLSFAMKIFTNLTQDHLDYHGTFEEYARVKSEFFADDAPKLINIDDRGGIKFNPANALTYALHADADFAPVEYSLEGGIRGTLKTPRGQMALSSNLHGEFNLYNLIAAVSCVATLTDRPLEQIARAAAEFDGVEGRMEVVSREPLVIVDFAHTPDGIEKVLNALRHRKIVAVFGAGGDRDRTKRPKMGAIAQKYAHRLVVTSDNPRSEEPESIIDEICGSLEMNESVKCIANRKEAIKYALESLAQDEILVILGKGDETYQEIKGVKYPFSDKEVVRELLDGRA; translated from the coding sequence GTGAAAATTTACGTTAAAGAGGACTTTGTCACCGACAACTCGAACGAATGCGAAGCGGGTTGCTATTTCGTAAAAACGGCGACGAACGCCAAATTTGAAGCCGATGCCCTGGCAAAGGGCGCAAAAATCATAAATTTGGCCGAGTGTAAGCGGTTGCTGGGCATCGACGCGAACATCAAGATCATCGGCATTACGGGTACGAACGGCAAGACCACGACCGCGGCGGTTATCTGCGCTACGCTGTTAAATTTAGGCTACAAATGCGGCCTGTGCGGTACTCGCGGCGCTTTTATAAACAATGAACGCATCGACGACAAGGCGCTAACGACGAGCGAAATTTTACGCACGCTTAACTACCTAAAGGCCGCTAGCGAACGCGGCTGCGAGTACTTCGTGATGGAGGCTAGCTCGCACGCCATCGCTCAAAAACGCATCGAGAGCCTATCCTTTGCGATGAAAATTTTTACGAATTTGACCCAGGACCACCTCGATTACCACGGCACGTTTGAAGAGTACGCACGCGTAAAGAGCGAGTTTTTCGCAGACGACGCGCCAAAGCTCATAAACATAGACGACCGCGGCGGGATCAAATTTAACCCAGCAAATGCCCTAACATATGCTCTTCACGCTGACGCGGACTTTGCGCCTGTCGAGTATTCGCTAGAAGGCGGCATACGCGGGACGCTAAAAACCCCGCGCGGCCAAATGGCGCTAAGCTCAAATTTGCACGGCGAATTTAACCTCTACAACCTCATAGCAGCCGTCTCTTGCGTCGCGACGCTGACGGATAGACCGCTAGAGCAGATCGCGCGCGCCGCGGCGGAATTTGACGGCGTCGAGGGGCGCATGGAGGTCGTGAGTCGCGAACCGCTCGTGATTGTGGATTTCGCACACACTCCAGACGGCATCGAAAAGGTGCTAAATGCATTGCGCCATCGTAAAATCGTCGCGGTTTTTGGCGCCGGAGGCGATAGGGATCGCACCAAACGCCCTAAAATGGGCGCAATAGCACAAAAATACGCGCACAGACTCGTCGTCACCAGCGACAATCCCCGAAGCGAAGAGCCAGAAAGCATCATCGATGAGATCTGCGGCAGCCTAGAGATGAACGAGAGCGTAAAATGCATCGCAAACCGCAAAGAGGCGATAAAATACGCGCTTGAAAGCCTCGCACAGGATGAAATTTTGGTGATTTTAGGCAAGGGCGACGAAACCTATCAGGAGATCAAGGGCGTAAAATATCCGTTTAGCGACAAAGAGGTCGTGCGCGAACTTTTGGACGGACGCGCCTAA
- a CDS encoding polyprenyl synthetase family protein, with translation MAEFKAFLSAHLPSNPSFHPCFDEALSYTLKSGGKHFRAMLVAGVVAAVRPERKEAAFHVALAFETMHSYSLIHDDLPAMDDSDLRRGQPSLHVKFDEVTAILAGDALNTHAFYQIAKAPLDADARIKCVEILSRNAGIYGMALGQAVDCYFENQKLGLEELKFLHIHKTARLIAASLQAGCVVAGLDEAEAARIYDIGLDLGLAFQIADDIIDATQSAETAGKPTHNDGAKNSFTNLLGVEGAVQAKNELIAKIERELGSVHAGIRAIVTGLIDKHLR, from the coding sequence TTGGCCGAGTTTAAGGCGTTTTTGAGCGCACATTTGCCAAGCAACCCTAGCTTTCATCCGTGCTTTGACGAGGCGCTTTCATACACGCTAAAATCGGGCGGCAAGCACTTTCGCGCGATGCTGGTCGCAGGTGTCGTAGCCGCGGTGCGTCCCGAGCGCAAAGAGGCGGCGTTTCACGTCGCGCTAGCTTTTGAGACGATGCACAGCTACTCGCTTATCCACGACGATTTGCCCGCGATGGACGACTCGGATCTGCGCCGCGGACAGCCTAGCTTGCACGTCAAATTTGACGAAGTGACGGCGATTTTAGCGGGCGACGCGCTAAACACCCACGCCTTTTATCAGATAGCAAAAGCTCCGCTGGACGCGGACGCGCGCATAAAATGCGTCGAGATCCTAAGCCGCAACGCGGGCATCTACGGCATGGCGCTTGGGCAGGCGGTGGATTGCTATTTCGAGAATCAAAAACTAGGGCTTGAAGAGCTAAAATTTCTGCATATCCACAAGACCGCGCGCCTCATCGCGGCGAGCTTGCAAGCAGGCTGCGTCGTGGCGGGGCTAGACGAGGCGGAGGCTGCGCGTATCTACGACATCGGGCTTGATCTGGGGCTGGCGTTTCAGATCGCAGACGACATCATCGACGCGACGCAAAGCGCCGAAACGGCTGGCAAACCGACGCATAACGACGGCGCGAAAAACTCCTTTACCAACCTTCTTGGCGTAGAGGGCGCAGTGCAGGCCAAAAACGAACTCATCGCAAAGATAGAGCGCGAGCTAGGCAGCGTGCATGCGGGCATCCGCGCTATCGTGACGGGTCTCATCGACAAGCATTTGCGGTAA
- the tkt gene encoding transketolase yields the protein MLKKMADTIRFLCADMVQQANSGHPGAPMGLADVMVVLAKFLNHNPKNPNWLNRDRLVFSGGHASSLVYSFLHLSGYDLSLDDLKNFRQLGSKTPGHPEIHTKGVEVATGPLGQGVANAVGFAMAAKYAANLLNDPQNAVIDHKIYCLCGDGDLQEGISYEACAVAGNLHLDNLVLIYDSNNITIEGDTSIAWSEDVKARFEAQGWDVARIDGHDYDQIEFALEQAAEKERPYLIIANTRIAKGAGELEGSHHSHGAPLGEEIIKAAKIAAGFDPERKFAVDEDVLIRFRAAIEKGDLAEAQWNQKVQNLSDESKNLLNSLLNPDFSKINFPDFSGKKLATRDSNGIIMNEIARALPGFIGGSADLAPSNKTELKGMGDFPNGRNIHYGIREHAMAAINNAIARYGLFLPFSATFFIFSDYLKPSARIASLMSVRHFFIFTHDSIGVGEDGPTHQPIEQLSTLRAMPNFYTFRPADGNENALCWKAALNLRAPSAFVLSRQGLAPLEKGEFGSVENGAYLLKRAQNAKITLIASGSEVELCVKAAEILAARGIGANVVSAPCFDLLCEQPREYVDKILDPQTKIIAVEAASALEWYKFAGEIYSMKSFGESGKAGALFEYFGFTPEKIAEFASERA from the coding sequence ATGCTAAAAAAGATGGCGGATACGATAAGGTTTTTATGCGCGGATATGGTGCAGCAGGCAAACAGCGGGCATCCTGGCGCGCCGATGGGGCTAGCCGACGTCATGGTCGTGCTGGCTAAATTTCTAAATCACAATCCTAAAAATCCAAACTGGCTAAACCGCGACAGGCTCGTATTTAGTGGCGGTCACGCAAGCTCGCTCGTGTATAGCTTTTTGCATCTTAGCGGCTATGATCTTAGCCTTGATGATCTAAAAAACTTCCGCCAACTAGGCTCTAAAACCCCGGGTCACCCAGAGATCCACACTAAAGGCGTTGAGGTCGCGACGGGGCCGCTAGGCCAAGGCGTGGCAAATGCGGTGGGCTTTGCTATGGCGGCAAAATACGCGGCTAATCTACTAAACGACCCCCAAAATGCCGTCATCGATCATAAAATTTACTGCCTTTGCGGCGACGGAGACTTGCAGGAGGGCATCAGCTACGAGGCCTGTGCGGTCGCGGGCAACCTGCACCTAGACAACCTCGTGCTGATCTACGACTCAAACAACATCACGATCGAGGGCGATACGAGCATCGCTTGGAGCGAGGACGTGAAGGCGAGGTTCGAGGCTCAGGGCTGGGACGTCGCGCGCATCGACGGCCACGACTACGATCAGATCGAGTTTGCGCTCGAGCAAGCCGCCGAGAAGGAGCGCCCGTATCTCATCATCGCAAACACTCGCATCGCAAAGGGCGCGGGCGAGCTAGAGGGTAGCCACCACAGCCACGGCGCGCCGCTTGGCGAGGAGATCATAAAGGCCGCTAAAATCGCGGCAGGCTTTGATCCTGAGCGTAAATTTGCCGTTGACGAGGACGTGCTGATTCGCTTCCGCGCCGCGATAGAAAAGGGCGACCTAGCCGAAGCTCAGTGGAATCAAAAAGTGCAAAATTTAAGCGATGAGAGTAAAAATCTGCTAAATTCGCTGCTAAATCCTGATTTTAGCAAGATAAATTTCCCTGATTTTAGCGGCAAAAAGCTAGCCACGCGCGATAGCAACGGCATCATCATGAACGAGATAGCGCGAGCACTGCCCGGCTTTATCGGCGGTAGCGCGGATCTGGCGCCGTCAAACAAAACCGAGCTAAAAGGCATGGGCGACTTCCCTAACGGACGCAACATCCACTACGGCATCCGCGAGCACGCCATGGCCGCGATAAACAACGCAATCGCCAGATACGGGCTTTTCTTGCCGTTTAGCGCAACGTTTTTTATATTTAGCGACTATCTAAAGCCCTCAGCGCGTATCGCCTCGCTGATGAGCGTTAGGCACTTTTTTATCTTTACGCACGACAGTATCGGCGTGGGCGAGGACGGCCCGACGCATCAGCCTATCGAGCAGCTTAGCACGCTTCGCGCGATGCCAAACTTCTACACCTTCCGCCCGGCCGACGGCAACGAAAACGCGCTTTGCTGGAAGGCGGCGTTAAATTTACGCGCTCCAAGCGCCTTCGTGCTAAGCCGCCAAGGCCTAGCTCCGCTTGAAAAAGGCGAATTTGGCAGCGTAGAAAACGGCGCGTATCTGCTAAAACGCGCGCAAAACGCCAAAATCACGCTAATAGCTAGCGGCAGCGAGGTGGAGCTTTGCGTCAAGGCGGCTGAAATTTTAGCTGCTCGCGGTATCGGCGCGAACGTCGTATCCGCGCCGTGCTTTGACCTGCTTTGCGAGCAGCCGCGCGAGTACGTGGATAAAATTTTAGATCCGCAAACTAAAATCATCGCCGTCGAAGCCGCAAGCGCGCTGGAGTGGTATAAATTTGCGGGTGAAATTTACTCGATGAAGAGCTTCGGCGAGAGCGGCAAGGCGGGCGCATTGTTTGAGTACTTCGGCTTCACGCCTGAAAAGATCGCGGAATTTGCGAGCGAACGCGCATGA
- a CDS encoding metallophosphoesterase family protein: MIYFTSDLHFGHSNIMKFHPCFRPFSSVEEMDKALIRLWNEKVNPCDTVYNIGDLSFHKDMQTSISIFSKLNGKHVLVLGNHDEAIKKHKDELLAMKKQDGNALFEEICEYKEITVQHGQDKFHLVLFHYPISEWNAGHHGSIHLYGHIHANIASVKGKALNAGYDLHGKILSFEEIYDFVKELPPFEYSEHRMFSEEDSVESRSARIKEVLEKLNFDPS, translated from the coding sequence ATGATTTATTTTACCTCCGATTTGCATTTCGGACATAGCAATATCATGAAATTTCATCCGTGCTTTAGGCCTTTTTCTAGCGTAGAGGAGATGGACAAGGCGCTCATTCGCCTCTGGAACGAGAAAGTAAATCCCTGCGACACGGTCTATAACATAGGCGATCTAAGCTTTCACAAGGATATGCAGACCAGTATATCCATCTTTAGCAAGCTAAACGGCAAGCACGTCCTAGTACTAGGCAATCACGACGAAGCGATAAAAAAGCATAAAGACGAGCTGCTAGCCATGAAAAAGCAAGACGGCAACGCGCTGTTTGAGGAAATTTGCGAATACAAAGAGATCACCGTGCAGCACGGACAGGATAAATTTCACCTCGTGCTCTTTCACTATCCGATATCCGAGTGGAACGCAGGCCACCACGGCTCTATCCATCTCTACGGCCATATCCACGCAAATATCGCAAGCGTAAAAGGCAAGGCGCTAAACGCCGGCTACGACCTGCACGGCAAGATTTTAAGCTTTGAGGAAATTTATGATTTTGTTAAAGAGCTGCCGCCGTTTGAATATAGCGAACATAGGATGTTTAGCGAAGAAGATAGCGTAGAGAGTAGAAGCGCAAGGATAAAAGAGGTTTTAGAAAAGCTAAATTTTGATCCGTCTTAG
- a CDS encoding EFR1 family ferrodoxin (N-terminal region resembles flavodoxins. C-terminal ferrodoxin region binds two 4Fe-4S clusters.): MIAIYFSSTGNTKHCVKRFIERLGGDIPAVSIEDEACAELLKSHDDIILAYPVYFSDLPQIVREFICENSANFRGKNVFIIATMEIFSGDGAGCAARILRWAGAKITGGAHIRMPAFILDVAIFSYSAQKNERLIKEANAKLEHASEAFAAGKPPQEGLGMLCRIAGLLGQRLWMKIWDKTPFARRKPSLDPARCNGCGECARSCPMQNIKITHGKARFGERCTLCYRCVNKCRQKAITILGKAKNLEKSVAAELKDI; encoded by the coding sequence ATGATAGCGATTTATTTTAGCTCCACTGGCAACACGAAGCATTGCGTAAAGAGATTTATAGAGCGTCTGGGCGGCGATATCCCTGCGGTTTCGATCGAGGATGAGGCCTGTGCTGAGCTGTTAAAATCTCACGACGACATCATCCTCGCCTATCCAGTTTACTTTAGCGACCTGCCGCAGATCGTGCGCGAGTTTATTTGCGAAAACAGCGCGAATTTCCGCGGCAAAAACGTCTTTATCATCGCTACGATGGAGATTTTTAGCGGCGACGGAGCGGGCTGCGCGGCTAGGATATTAAGGTGGGCGGGCGCGAAGATAACGGGTGGCGCGCATATTAGAATGCCCGCGTTTATCCTCGACGTGGCGATTTTTAGCTATTCGGCGCAGAAAAACGAGCGCCTGATCAAAGAGGCAAACGCCAAGCTAGAGCACGCCTCGGAGGCATTTGCCGCGGGTAAACCGCCGCAAGAGGGGCTAGGCATGCTATGCCGTATCGCGGGGCTTTTGGGACAGCGGTTATGGATGAAAATTTGGGACAAAACGCCGTTCGCTAGGCGCAAACCGAGCCTTGATCCGGCGCGCTGCAACGGGTGCGGCGAGTGCGCGAGATCCTGTCCGATGCAAAATATAAAAATCACGCACGGCAAGGCGAGATTTGGCGAGCGCTGCACGCTTTGCTACAGATGCGTGAACAAGTGCAGGCAAAAGGCGATAACGATCCTAGGCAAGGCGAAAAATCTGGAAAAATCGGTCGCGGCGGAGCTCAAAGATATCTGA
- the panD gene encoding aspartate 1-decarboxylase, giving the protein MKIEILSSKIHRARVTDANLNYVGSVTIGPELIEAAGLCEYQKVEILNVNNGERFATYVIRGDKKGEICLNGAAARKVCVGDVVIIVAYALLNAKKARDFEPKIVQVNEQNEIVK; this is encoded by the coding sequence ATGAAAATCGAAATTTTATCAAGCAAAATCCACCGCGCGCGCGTGACGGACGCCAACCTAAACTACGTGGGCTCGGTCACGATCGGACCTGAGCTCATCGAGGCTGCGGGGCTTTGCGAGTACCAAAAAGTCGAGATCCTAAACGTCAATAACGGCGAGCGCTTCGCTACCTACGTGATCCGCGGCGACAAAAAGGGCGAGATCTGCCTAAACGGCGCGGCCGCGCGCAAAGTCTGCGTCGGCGACGTCGTCATTATAGTGGCCTACGCGCTTCTTAACGCCAAAAAAGCAAGAGATTTCGAACCAAAAATCGTGCAGGTAAACGAGCAAAACGAGATCGTAAAATAA
- a CDS encoding YbaB/EbfC family nucleoid-associated protein, producing MFEGIDFSKMGQMLEEAQKKAQEIEQESQKREFSVKSGGGLISVRANGKGEVLDISIDDSLLEDKESLQILLISAVNDVLKMIEDDRKNAASRMLGGFAGMGLGQ from the coding sequence ATGTTTGAGGGGATCGATTTTTCAAAAATGGGACAGATGCTCGAGGAGGCGCAAAAAAAGGCGCAAGAAATCGAGCAGGAGAGCCAAAAACGCGAATTTAGCGTAAAAAGCGGCGGCGGGCTCATTAGCGTCAGGGCAAACGGCAAGGGCGAGGTGCTCGATATCAGCATCGACGACAGCTTGCTGGAGGACAAGGAGAGCTTGCAGATTTTACTCATCAGCGCCGTAAACGACGTGCTAAAGATGATCGAGGACGACCGCAAAAACGCCGCGTCAAGGATGCTGGGCGGGTTTGCCGGCATGGGACTAGGGCAATGA